Below is a genomic region from Acomys russatus chromosome 3, mAcoRus1.1, whole genome shotgun sequence.
CTGTACTTCATGGCCCTGTTTGTATCAAGCTAGGCTTGTGGAATTTGGTGCTCAAAAAGAACTTGGTTTTAAGAAGCTATTGAGTCCTGCTTTAAGCTTGCCTCTGTCATTCAGAGTCTAGAGGACCAATGGCCTTTACGACCTGGCCTGACACTAGCCCACCACCTTCAGAACTGCATATTAGGTGAATCCATATATATGGCCtttgaggaatatatatatatatatatatatatatatgttattatattatatattattattattgagtaAAGGAACATAATACAAATTATGGTGACATACATACCAAACCTGGCACAAAATATAGCCTTTGAGGagtatatataatgttatatattaaatatcattgatatattaaataatatactaTACAGAAtgataatacataaaatattgatattatATATAGTCCTAAAAGGCCATATATAGTGTCAGGTTTTATAGGCAGGCCACAATAATTTGTATCATGTTCCTTGGCTCAATAAAATTTTTCTTCAGGTAAACTTTAAACAACTGGAAATGTGCATTATTGGAaaacattcaaaaatttaaaatgcagaaaaacatTAAACTATTAATGCTATGAAACAATAATGCATTAGtatcagtttttctttatttgtgtatgattcaaacataaaagtaaaactaTACATTATTCAGAGTCTTTCATTTATCTGTCTGTGGTATTCAGAAGCTGTGGTAATTACATACTCTAAGTTCTACATGAAGCTAATTTGTTGGGTCCATAATTTTCTCATGGCCTTTTTCATTTCCTGATTTCTCAGTGTGTAAATAATAGGATTCAGCAAGGGAGTGATAACAGTGTAAAATACACCAAGAGTTTTATTGCTTGAAAAACTACCAAATGGCCAAGCATAGATAAAGATACAGGGTCCAAAGAACAGAGTGACCACAATTATGTGAGCAGACAATGTGGACAGAGCCTTGGAAAGGCTGCCAGGCGATTTGTGCCTTACAATTACCAGAATGACAGTGTATGAAACAAGCAGGAGgatgaaacagagaaaagagagaagcccACTGTCAGCAATGACAAATAACTCTAGAGTGTATGTTTCAATGCAAGCAAGCTTGATTACCAGGGGAAGATCacaaaatatgttatttataatattattgcTACAGAAAGGCAAATTCACTGTCAATACCATCTGGCTCATGGTGTGTATGAAGCCAATTGTCCAGGAAAGTATAACAAACCTGCTCAGCAACCCACGACTCATGATTATCTTGTAGTGCAAGGGTTTGCATATGGCCACATACCTGTCGAAGGCCATGACTATCAGAAGTGTCATTTCAGCACCaccaaataaatgcataaaaaacATCTGGGCCATGCAGCCCCATAAGGAGATGCTCTTGTGTGCTGCAAGCAAGTCTGTGATCATCTTGGGTGTTGTCACAGTGGAAAGACACATGTCCAGAAAGGAGAGGTTTCCAAGAAGAAAGTACATGGGAGAATGGAGGGTAGAATTAGCTGCCACTGTGAGTATAATAAGAGTGTTGCCCACCACGGTAGCACCATagatcaaagaaaatgttacaaacAAGAAAGTTTGAAGTTGCCAATCTCCAGAAAATCCCACCAATATAAATTCAGTCACTGCTGATCCATTCTCATAATCCATTTATTCAACTCAGAGAGGTTCTGGAAGTTCTTTAAACACAAAGaggtgaaaaacaaaataagccagagTTAGTATCagtatgtttgtatttttattatttgttgataaCACTAACTAATGATTTGAAAGTATGCAATACTTAACACACCATCATGTCACAGTATAATTTGAAACAATTTTATGCATCACATAACTTTAAAACTATATTCTTATAGTTATGCAAAATAGAAAGCATTTGAATGGGTGAAAATTCTATTTCTATCTTAACAAAGAACATATTTCAACAGATCTTCTCTTTTTCCCATTACTTtgttcacataaaaataaagataaaaaataaagataatgatTAGATTATAATGACTATTTATTTTGCCTATAACTTGTCATAGTCTTCCATTCGTTGGATTCTTTTCAGTTATGTTGTTCAAATATATAAGGAATCTATCATTGTAACACTAAATACATTGCTCTGTATTTCTGACAAGATCAACAAagatttcctaatttttaaaagcagacaCAATTAGAATTCATTTTAAACATGGGAAGCATcttaaaattcattaaatttttaaaaatattctgtgcTGTATTCTAGAAATTTCAACAAACATGAACTTGGACTCAGATGTTTTTGAGCTTGTATCCTCAAATGCTTCATTTCCAATTCACAAAGCAGGTCTTTTGTAGTAaaagtatgtatgtgtttgcattcGCTGGTTTAAGAGCAAATAGAACAGTGCCTCTGCTTGTATTACAATGTTCAGTACTAAGCCATCTTAACTGGGCTTTTTATACATTGTCCATAGTTTCTGGAGTTAAAAAAGTTATTAATTATGGAAAAGTCATTGTTAAGTGCTAGGCTTCATTCTAAATGTTTAAAGGACATTAAAGGCATTCAGTGCTTATAGCGCATACATGATACAGGAGAACCGTTGTTGGTATGTGCATATAAGGCAGCTATAGGGGAGTAGAGtcaaagcagaaggaagggaggatacaaatgatgggataaaaattgaattgtaatctgaaaattaataaaaattaaaatataaaaggatataatgttaaaaaagaagCTATAAAGTGTAGGCATTcactttttaatacttttaatgaTGCTAACAAAAATAAATGCTGGTACTTAAAGCAACCTTATCTGACTCCAGAATCTGGGTTTTTATCAACTAACCACATGCACCTACCATGGAAAGGATATATTTTGTAACCAAATTATTGAACAGCCATTGAACTCATATGTCTGATATAAATTTCTTAGAAGATCCTATgcaacagcaagaagaaataacttaaaaataaaattaactacaacAGCTCCTCTTATGTACCCAATGTCTGCGATTCAGAGACCTCGTAATCTAGAAATACGTGATTAATTTAGTGTAGGACCTGTGCAAAACATAATCAGGATCAATTCCATGTGACAACTTCAAAAGTGAAATAAACTTTAAGATCAATAAACTAAAAGGGATGTGAAGTAGATAATAaactaacatttataaaatgaaatgtgttAAGTACATCTTTGTAGTGGTATCTAATTGCATGAATTCTAATAAATTCCCTTCTAAGACAACATAAGCATATTAAAGATCAaatctaatatattttaaattttattgtagtATTTTGCTGAGACATATACGTTTTGtatcttgtttattttgaaacTAGCTATTTTGCTTTTCCTATTATGGAGAATACTCATGGtaaaattcttaaattatttatattttatcttttcatttgcttGTAAAACATCTAATATCTTTCTATTTTACTTAATGataatttctttttcacttgCCATTAAGCATTATTTTTGCAGAGATTTCTCTAAATATCTAATTTAGATCACAACATGACCCTCCACCTGCTTCTCAAACTATGAATATACACAAAAATCTGTCAGCCACCTCCGTACTGCAAGGGAAATAGCCCTCATCTGTAAAATCTTATTATGACACTAGATTTTCTGTTGTCTTCAACTGTAGTATGTGCCTTCTGAATTATCATATAACTTTTCTTCTATTCATCACAGTTTGTTACTGACAATGTGATGTTTTCTTCTACTGTATAATCTTGAGagtatattttctttcaatttatggAAATTGTTAGTTCCAGTTTACTATGAAGTGATGTTAAATTAGCTCTCAGTTGGAGAATTTAATACCTCAAAGGCTAAAGCCTTCCTTCCGGCCAACACAGTTTATTAAAATACCATCTTCACCACAATaaatttaatgcatttattttctattattttcactTACCTTTCCTAACATATAGTGTGGGAATTATCATAttcaaagcaatttttaaaattgaaaactacaatttttattgtctttaatgGCTTGGATACCATTCCAAAGAGTATCTTTCACTTATGTTAAATATGTGGACCAATTActggaaacagattttttttgaaTCCTGGCAACAAAAATCTCAGTGGGAGTTGTTAAAAAACTGAGGCTATTGCCACTTTAGCATAACCAAGAGAGATGCTTGAGTTTAATTCTTGGCATTGTAATGAGCTATGTTTCTGTCTGGGAGGTGACTTGGTTATAGTAGCCATAAATTCATGGTGTACTGACGGCAGTACAATAAGTTTAGAAAgatttgaggcaccagagtacgtgagaaagtcatatcccactctccactcaactgtggagaatgttctgaccattggctagatctggatattgtccttggctggtgccttggtggcactcagaggaaggacagcaggttaccaagaagagacttgataccctatgagcgtatacaggggtaggaaatccccctcaggaacagtcataggggaggggaataaggggaaatgggagggagggaagaatgggaggatacaaggaatgggataaccattgagatgtaacaagaataaattaataaaaaaaagcaaaaaaaaatttagattttattGGAAGAAACTTGTCTTTTCTTGCATTGCTTCAAATCATcccttttactttaaaattttgtggctATTTTACAAACAATTATTCATAAGCATTTTGGGACACTTCCtcaatatataatttacatataaattagCTTGTAGaatacacaggaagtagaaaatttgaaatataagGAAAGTGTTTAATAATGATAGAGGCAGTATCACACGCACTCTTAAGTTACAGTACAAGCTATAGTAATGGagacagtatggtactggcagagAAGCAGACATGTAGACCAATGGAAAGTTATGGAAGATGCAGATTAGAACTCATACATTCACAGCCACGTACTTAAAAAAGAAGCCCCCGAAACTCCATACACTAAAGAAAATACATTCTGTTTCAGAACTAGTATTAGGAAAACTAGATGTGCAAATGTACAAGAGTAAAATTACATACTTTTATCCCTTAGTCTATACATGTCAACCCAAAATTACCACATGCCAATGTGCAGGTAGTgacacagacatgaggacaaatCTTAGCGGCTTTGCTtggcaaagttccaaagatctctggctgatcaccaccggcaatttaatattatgtatggtcGAGGTGTAACATTGtctaaaaactactttgatagctgctttttcttctaaaagtgcCTTTCTATTTCTTATCGCTAATATTACTCACACAGGGAAGACTTTTCCTGACAGGGAATGTCGacagaaggcatctggccaaaggcctGAGACAAGGAGAGTTTCTTGGCTCTGGTCATTGAGAACAGTGAGGCAGAAATTGTGTGAAAGAAAGTAAGGCCCTTGACATAACAGtgcctggctagatactgttagctgtagaacagtttctttagaatctgctttgagagtagtagaaggtgggcttggaacatcatgatttacagatattttataatagaggatCCCTTGGCAGTGAGTCTAGGCTGAGACAGTAAATCTTTTGTTTGGGACTGGAAgtcaagttctttctttcttagagaaCATTCatctcaagctatgttgctatgacaatcatgtaaacacaatggctttagcccagggaaatttatgattaaattttcCAAGTATTAATCAAGAAATAGTAATCAGATCTTGCTAACTATTGCTTGGAAATTGAGTGATTTTTgctatatgctttattgtaggttataacaagctgtttgtgtttccttgttaaactgttctcttgctttgctgAGTTTTAAGTGCTCTATTgatagtaaaagaaaagaaaatcatgatgtaatctgtaatgaaaaaaattgaacttcattttaaatttagtaCTGAACTAACAGAGACAAAAAAGTAAGAGTAACAgtaagcaagcaacacagagagacagaaaagtacaGTTCTTCCccggcttttaaaaaaatatattttattaatttattcatattacatctcaatttttagaaacctacaagtagaacattatgacaggagatctgggcctaggggtcctgctcaaactatggcaccagccaaggacaatatgtgcaataaacttctaacccctacccagatctagccaatggacaggacattctccacagttgagtggagagtggggtctgacttttacatgaactctggtgccccatatttgaccacgtcccctggatggaggcctggcagcactcagaggaaggatagcaggctccctGGCTttaagacctttcagtttgttcctcaacctctcctcaacatcTGGTTCCTATAGCTACTTGGTCCCCAATGGTTGGGTTCTCTTAACCAGCTGTTTACCACGTGTTCAATTATGCCTAACTACCTTGAacccaccaagactttctcttctttcctcttccctggttcccagagctggtctgtGAGGAGGCAGAGTTAGGGAATTTCTGCATTCTCAGGTGGTAGTGTTTGGGGGAGGAGCTTTAGGTAGCACATCTTTGAAAATGTGATCTCTTGGCTTCTTACTCTAAAGTCCTGTCTTTTGCTTTTTATCATACTGATCACTTTCAGTTTAGCCTCAGGCAAGTTCTCAAGAAACATCAAAAGCTGCTATGTTGTATCCCAAAGTATCATAAAAATGATCTCCAGCCGAGTTACTGTTAAAGTCCTTACTTTCCTCTGAAGACTCTTGAAAAGGGCCTCCACAGTTCCCATAGCTCTCAGCTGTTTTGAGGCACTGTTCAGCCAAGATTATAGCATTTAACCATTTTTCTAGTCCAAATTGCCTAAATTGTCTGTATCTTCCAAAAACCAGTATGGTCAGGTTCTTCATAACTCCTAGTATCCACTTtggtattagctacttttctattgctctgataaagaaataaaaagcaaaacacaacaaggaaacataaaagaaagtatttaattggtcTTACAGCATTACATTTTCAGTTCATTTTGGCTAGCTAGAAAAAGTATTATTAGctgacctttaagctgattggtccCAGGTAAAGTAAGAGAGGTGGTGGCTAAGGGTCCTCCAGAGTGTGAAGACAATAGATCATGAGTAATGAAACCATTGTCAGGTAAGATATGAAGTTAATCTGAACTCTTAGAAAGATGATTTGTTGTCAGCATTATTAATAACATAAGGCAGGCAGAGTCTAAATATTTGAACTTATTTTCACTTCATGATCAAGATGGAGGTCAAGGACAAAATGGCTATAGTTAGGGTAAAGGCTAAAGCAAGTCTCACCTGGTGGGGAACTTTGAAGCCTCAAATACCACCCTGCACTACACcatctccaacaagaccacacctcatCATCCTGTCCAAAAAGTCCTACCaagttcttattcaaaccatcacaatctCTAACCACTTGATTTCTTGTCAGGTCAACATATCTTCTTGTTGGTCATTTCTGAATGAAAGTTTGTAAGTCAGCACATTCAGGAGTTCTGAAGACAACAAAATTCTGATGGAAGACATTAAAAGTGAATGTATGGTACAGATGCTAGCAAGTGCCTCAAACCCAGCTTCACCTGCACAATCATTCATAGATTGTAAATATTTCTATCAGTGTTTTCTTAAACCCTAACAGGAAGACAAGGAATTAAGCCTTAGAACAAGTACCAATCACATACAGAAAATCAACATCTCAATCTTTATGCAGTCTAATTCTCTTTTGAACATTGTAAACatccaaactgaaagaaaacttgaaaattaaaaaaagatgacagaaaaaCTTAGCCAAGTAAcatggaagacacacacacacacacacacacacataatgtgtgtgcatgtgtgtttaaaagaaagaactgtgtttgtgtaataattaaaatttagaagccataaatttgagagagagcagaagaattccatggaaaaggggaaaggattggagagaagaaagggaaaggaaagaaatggtgtaattatatttcaatctcaaaaaaaaaaaaaattcaaaatgaacaTCAAAACTGcaacaactaaaaaacaaaacataaaaacaaaaacaaacaaagaaacaaaaaactcaaccaaaaaaaaaaaaataactgggcACATGAAAgacacagcaaagaaacaaaagcaacaacaacaacaaaagcgtGTCTTCCCCCATAATTCTAACCCTATAGTAATGGGTAAAAAGGAATGATTTTGAATAACTTCCATACCGAGAAatcaaataataattatagatatGCTAAAATAAGGAAGTCAATTCAAGCAGTTAGAATAGAATTTAATCGAGACATAATTACTGGGGCGGGGGTGGTTTGGTGGTGGAATGAAatcatattgaaataaaaaactcAGACAATTCCTCTTCGTGAAGCCTCTGAGGATCCAGCCTACTAAGCTGGGTCCCTGCAAGCAAGCAGGATGGAGTGGACCCAAGCCTCTGGGGAGGTCAGGCTGAGGCTGAGTCCCCAGAGGAGCCCTTGGAAAGCACGGAAATGGAGCACACACAGGATCCACTGTGAGATGCCACAAGGTGGGGCTCCGAGGGCAGCCCAAGGCCAGATAGAACCAGTGAAGAGTCAGGATATGTGGAGCCCCAGGAGCTCTCAGAGAAGTCACAGCCTGCCTGGACATGCACCTGAGGTCACTTAGCTTGTTCTATGGTATCTTCTGCCTCCTAGGCTCCTGTAGAGACTGCCATCACCCAGCCACCCATGGACCGAGCAGCATCTGTGGGCTATATGAAGAGAGTCCATGGCCACCTTCTTCTGGGCACCCGTGAAGCTGCAGATAGACAAGCAAGTGAAGCCCATGGATGTGGCAGGGGCTAGTCGCGCGCCCTTGCCCAAGCCATGCTTCCTCACTGTGTCGGTGCCCAAATTGCCCGCCAATCTGTGCCCATGCTCCTGAGGCTGCAGTGCGTCCCTCAGTCCCTCAACCTGGCTTCACATAGGGCCCAGGATCACCTGAGTGAGTCTGTCCCTCCAAGGACTGCGCCATCTTCCAGGCTCCCCAGCGTGCCTGTTCTGACCAAAGAAAACACTGCAGTGCTGTACCAAGCAAGCATGGACAGCAAGAAACTACTGCTGGCCCTAACATagggaaatctctgtgagttctaggccagcctggtctacaaagtgagtccaggaaagccaaggctacacagaaaaatgctctctcgaaaaaccaaaccaaataaacaaattcatTAAACTAAAtgaaagtgaatttaaaaacCTCTGGTGTACATCGAAAGTATTTGTAAAATGAAGTTTTATATCAATAAGTGCttaaattaaatcagaaaaaGCACAAATAATAATGGGTTAATAATGGCTTAATAATGGAACTAAAATATTTGGGGGAAAACCCCAAATACTTCTTGTTGAAtgagccttaagtccaattagaaacCTATTGGATACTCCAAAATATGTGTGACACTACTGTAATGCTAGCCATCAATGTAGTTCATAgacatcatagctgggtaggactgttgctTTCCTCCCTAGTTTGGacttgcatggtgccttctgatATCATGAAAGCTAGTTCTTCAATATTGATCCTTTTCTATAAAGTGACAAGTGttcaaaattaatacaaaaaagtTTGGCTTACCTATATAACAATGTCACAAATgttgaaaaaagaaactataaacaaaattctacataaaacaaaaacaatgtaccTGTGaaccaatctaaagaaagaaacaaaacactctacaattatatctttaaaacactgaagaaaagaagTCATAGAAGATGCTAGATGTCTGAAATGCTTCCATGAAAGTGGATGAGAAACATTAATCTCAtgaaaaatggccatcctacatGTGCTAGCTAGTTAATTTGACACTAAACATAGTTATCTAAAAAGAAGGGATTTTAATTGAGAAACATGcatccataagatctggctgtaaggcattttcttaactagtgattgatggggaaggcccaggctattgtgggtggtgccacccctgggctggtggtcctgagttcagactGATCAAGCCATTGGGAGCAAGGCTGAAAGCAAGCAACACCCTTCCtaggcttctgcatcagctcctacctccagtttcctgccttgaTTGAGTTTCTTCCTGATTTCCTTCGATGATGAACTACTGCAATATTGAAGTGTAAACAAAAGAAATCCCTTCCTTTCCAACTTGATTTTTAattatggtgtttcattgcagcaataaaaaccctaaccaagatactaccaaaagcaatctacaggttcaatttAGTGCAGCTTTGAATTTCAATGCTTTCTTTTGCAGAGATACAAAAAATGCAAAATTGTATATGatggtataaaataaaatgatagccACAGTATTCTTGAACAAGAAGAATGTTGGAGAAGCTGTCATATAGTGGATTTCACATTATACTGTAcaaccagcatggtactggcacagaaatgtATACATAGATCAATAAAATACTGTCATAGTTAGCTTATGCTGTCAATTTGGCACAGTCCTAGAGACACCTGGGAACAGATAGCTTCAATTGAATAATATCCTTGATCAGAGATGGCATCGCTGGATAAAACCAATAGTCCTACAtgcacaatttaaagaaaaatttcttacCTTCATTTATAATGAGCTGAAAATCATCTAATAAAAACTCCATCACTGCCATGAGAAActtcttttgagttgtttgtcAGTTTCGTTCAAGAGAGCCACACGAAAcattacatataattattttttctttttattattaatttattcatattacatctcagttgttagcccatcccttgtatcctcccattcctccctccctcccgcttcccccctactcctctcccctatgtctgtgactgagggggacctcctccccctgtatatgctcatagggtatcgagtctcttcttggtgacctattatccttcctctgagtgccaccaggcatccccatccaagggacatggtcaaatatgtggcaccagagtttgtgtgaaagtcagatctccttctccacttaacggtgaagaatgtcctgtccattggctggtctgggtaggggttcaaggtttactgcctatattttccttggctagtgccatagtttgaggaggaccccagggcccagacccacctgtagttttccaggaccctctggatccttctatttcctcattctcccaggcttctcacacctaaagtctcaataggatgtcctcccctctgacccactttcctgatagataaagttttccatggggacgtaccccttgggctagtgtctcaatataagtgagtatataccatttgtctctttttgcttctgggtgaactcactcattatgataatgtctaattcaatccatttgtccccaaatttcagaaattccttgtttttaatagctgagtagtattccatagtgtaaatgtaccacagtttctttatccattcttctactgaagaaCACGTAgactgttttcatgttctggctattatgaataaggcagctatgaacatggttgagcatatgtccctgttgtgtggtagtgcatcttctgggtatattccaaggagtgggatagctgggtcttgaggaagccctattccaatttttccgagaaagtgccagatagctttccaaagtggttgtactagtttgcattcccaccagcaatgaaggagtgttcgtctttctccacatcctcaccagcatgtggtgtcagttgagttactaatcagccattctgatgggtgtaagatggaatctcagtgtcgttttgatttgcatttctctgatgactaaggaggtcgagcatttctttaagtgtttctcagccatttgacattcctctattgagaattctctatttagttctgagccccatttctctattgggttatttggtttggtggtgtttaatttcttgagttctttatatattttggatattagacctttgtcaggtgaagggttggtgaagatcttttcccattctgtaggctgtcgctttgttctctagACAGTGTTacctgccttagagaagcttctcagcctcatgaggtcccatttattaattgttgaccttaaggcctgggctgttggtgtactgttcaggaagttgtctcctctgcctatgtgttccagactcttccccacttttttctctaactggattaatgtctctagttttatgttgaggtccttaatccatttggacttgagttttgtgcatggtgacaaataggggtctttttctacatgtaggcatccagttagaccagcaccatttgttgaagatgc
It encodes:
- the LOC127187134 gene encoding olfactory receptor 4L1-like, with translation MDYENGSAVTEFILVGFSGDWQLQTFLFVTFSLIYGATVVGNTLIILTVAANSTLHSPMYFLLGNLSFLDMCLSTVTTPKMITDLLAAHKSISLWGCMAQMFFMHLFGGAEMTLLIVMAFDRYVAICKPLHYKIIMSRGLLSRFVILSWTIGFIHTMSQMVLTVNLPFCSNNIINNIFCDLPLVIKLACIETYTLELFVIADSGLLSFLCFILLLVSYTVILVIVRHKSPGSLSKALSTLSAHIIVVTLFFGPCIFIYAWPFGSFSSNKTLGVFYTVITPLLNPIIYTLRNQEMKKAMRKLWTQQISFM